In Rhodobacteraceae bacterium LMO-JJ12, a single window of DNA contains:
- the rpoH gene encoding RNA polymerase sigma factor RpoH — translation MANYANLPAPTPEGGLNRYMQEIRKFPLLQPEEEYMLAKAWVEKEDTEAAHRMVTSHLRLAAKIAMGYRGYGLPQAEVISEANVGLMQAVKRFDPEKGFRLATYAMWWIRASIQEYILRSWSLVKLGTTSAQKKLFFNLRKAKARIGALEEGDLRPENVERIAHDLGVTETEVISMNRRLSGGDASLNATVGSEGEGTMQWQDWLEDESADQAGDYEARDELEARREMLAAAMDVLNDREKDILTQRRLNEETITLEDLSGQYDVSRERIRQIEVRAFEKLQTRMRELAAEKGMMTVE, via the coding sequence ATGGCCAACTACGCAAACCTCCCAGCCCCCACACCAGAAGGTGGCTTGAACCGCTATATGCAGGAAATTCGCAAGTTTCCGCTGCTTCAGCCGGAAGAGGAATACATGCTCGCGAAAGCCTGGGTCGAAAAGGAAGACACCGAGGCCGCGCACCGTATGGTCACATCGCATCTGCGATTGGCGGCCAAAATCGCCATGGGCTATCGCGGCTATGGGCTGCCTCAGGCCGAGGTGATTTCCGAAGCCAATGTCGGGTTGATGCAGGCGGTCAAACGGTTTGATCCGGAAAAGGGCTTTCGCCTCGCGACTTATGCGATGTGGTGGATTCGCGCCTCGATTCAGGAATACATCCTGCGCTCATGGAGCCTTGTGAAACTTGGCACCACCTCGGCCCAGAAAAAGTTGTTCTTCAACCTGCGCAAGGCCAAGGCCCGTATCGGTGCTCTGGAAGAGGGTGATCTGCGCCCCGAGAATGTCGAACGTATCGCCCATGATCTCGGTGTGACGGAAACCGAAGTGATCTCGATGAACCGGCGCCTGTCGGGGGGCGATGCCTCGCTCAACGCCACGGTCGGCTCCGAGGGCGAAGGCACGATGCAGTGGCAGGACTGGCTGGAAGATGAATCCGCTGATCAGGCCGGAGATTACGAGGCACGTGACGAATTGGAAGCGCGCCGCGAAATGCTGGCCGCCGCGATGGACGTGCTCAACGACCGCGAGAAAGACATCCTGACCCAGCGACGGCTCAACGAGGAAACCATCACGCTCGAAGACCTCTCGGGTCAATATGACGTCAGCCGCGAACGCATCCGCCAGATTGAGGTGCGCGCGTTCGAAAAGCTGCAAACCCGGATGCGCGAACTGGCTGCCGAAAAGGGCATGATGACCGTGGAATGA
- the rsgA gene encoding ribosome small subunit-dependent GTPase A: protein MTRDPSQNSPSAGAASKTGRDITPLVKLGWQPFFAQQINEETLVLTPPVRVVEVHRNGLRALGDGIDTLIPPGPDATVGDWLLFDAQHPTDSTVLHRKSLFERRAPGTERKLQRIAANVDTAFIVTSCNNDYNVARLERYIVLAFESEAAPVIVLTKPDLCDDPDTYLAEAGAVSDRVPVVMLNALSSSETIDQLAPWCQPGQTVAFLGSSGVGKSTLVNALFSAGIAETADIRDDDSKGRHTTTRRQLHVTPEGCAVLDTPGMRELQLIDVEAGIADMFDELTALAHQCRFRDCQHETEPGCAVRAALEAGEIDRGKLKRWKKLAAEGRFNSSTLTERKSVGKSLRKQIRLSQKKGKR, encoded by the coding sequence ATGACACGGGATCCCTCCCAGAATTCACCATCCGCAGGGGCGGCAAGCAAAACCGGGCGTGACATCACGCCGCTGGTCAAGCTTGGCTGGCAGCCGTTTTTCGCCCAACAAATCAACGAAGAAACTCTCGTTCTGACACCGCCGGTCCGGGTGGTGGAGGTTCACAGGAACGGTCTGCGTGCACTGGGCGACGGCATTGATACGCTCATCCCGCCGGGACCGGACGCAACCGTCGGAGATTGGTTGTTGTTTGATGCACAGCACCCGACCGACAGCACAGTTCTGCACCGCAAGAGCCTGTTCGAGCGGCGCGCGCCGGGCACCGAGCGCAAGCTTCAGCGGATCGCGGCGAATGTAGACACCGCCTTCATCGTGACCTCGTGCAACAACGATTACAACGTTGCGCGGCTTGAACGCTATATCGTTCTGGCGTTCGAATCCGAAGCCGCGCCGGTGATTGTGCTGACCAAACCTGACCTCTGCGACGATCCCGACACCTATCTGGCCGAGGCAGGCGCGGTTTCAGACCGTGTGCCGGTGGTCATGCTGAACGCGTTGAGCAGCAGTGAGACGATTGACCAACTCGCTCCGTGGTGCCAGCCGGGACAGACCGTTGCCTTTCTGGGGTCCTCCGGGGTGGGAAAATCCACGCTGGTCAATGCGTTGTTCAGCGCGGGCATCGCCGAGACCGCCGACATCCGCGACGATGACAGCAAGGGGCGCCACACCACCACGCGCCGCCAATTGCATGTAACACCCGAGGGCTGCGCGGTGCTCGACACGCCCGGCATGCGCGAGCTTCAGTTGATCGACGTCGAGGCCGGAATTGCCGACATGTTCGATGAGCTGACGGCCTTGGCACACCAATGCCGGTTTCGCGATTGCCAACACGAGACCGAGCCCGGCTGTGCCGTTCGCGCGGCGCTGGAAGCGGGGGAGATTGATCGTGGCAAGCTGAAACGCTGGAAGAAACTGGCCGCTGAGGGCCGGTTCAATTCCTCGACGCTGACCGAGCGCAAATCCGTGGGCAAGTCGCTGCGCAAACAGATCCGTTTGTCGCAGAAAAAGGGCAAACGTTAA
- a CDS encoding phosphatidylserine decarboxylase, with product MKMHETFIKPMHPEGRRFVAIFAGLTLLLFLLWEPLGWIGVGLTVWCYYFFRDPKRSVPDRAGLIVSPADGVVSLIEPAAPPPELGMGDTPLTRVSVFMSVFNCHVNRAPISGRIEKMVYRPGKFLNASLDKASEDNERNSLVIAMEDGRKLAVVQIAGLVARRIVPFVREGNSLLTGERFGLIRFGSRLDVYLPEGVEPQVALGQTMIAGESIIADLAQGDTPRMTSRRL from the coding sequence ATGAAAATGCACGAAACCTTCATCAAGCCAATGCACCCCGAAGGGCGCCGTTTCGTGGCAATCTTTGCCGGTCTGACGCTGCTGCTCTTTCTTTTGTGGGAACCGCTTGGCTGGATCGGCGTCGGGCTTACGGTCTGGTGCTACTATTTCTTCCGTGATCCCAAGCGCTCGGTGCCTGATCGCGCCGGGTTGATCGTTTCACCCGCCGATGGCGTGGTCTCACTGATCGAACCTGCCGCGCCGCCGCCCGAACTGGGCATGGGCGACACTCCGCTCACGCGGGTCAGCGTGTTCATGTCGGTTTTCAACTGCCACGTGAACCGCGCGCCGATCTCCGGGCGCATCGAAAAGATGGTCTATCGTCCGGGCAAATTCCTCAATGCCTCGCTCGACAAGGCCAGCGAAGACAATGAACGCAACAGCCTTGTGATCGCCATGGAGGATGGCCGCAAACTGGCCGTGGTGCAGATCGCGGGCCTCGTGGCGCGCCGCATCGTGCCCTTCGTGCGCGAAGGCAACAGCCTGCTCACCGGCGAACGCTTCGGTCTGATCCGGTTTGGCTCGCGGCTTGATGTCTACCTGCCCGAAGGGGTCGAACCACAGGTGGCGCTGGGCCAGACCATGATCGCCGGGGAAAGCATCATCGCCGATTTGGCCCAAGGCGACACACCGCGTATGACCTCACGGCGCCTCTGA
- the pssA gene encoding CDP-diacylglycerol--serine O-phosphatidyltransferase: MAPTPKKRAPLRPVQLLPNLMTLSAICAGLTAIRFAVDGNVTLSVALIAFAALLDGLDGAMARLLKSESALGAELDSLADFLNFGVAPALILYLWALPDSRSGGWIAALIYAICCALRLARFNVVDKARAGGSKQSGWFQGVPAPGGALLVLLPLVVTRNFPGMIEAALPAFTGIWLLAVGFLMISRLPTPSFKLMRISRDKAPMLMVALMALTAAAFTWPWPVLLIAQIAYLGLLLRVAIKPPTHIPEEPAP, encoded by the coding sequence ATGGCACCAACCCCAAAAAAACGCGCCCCCCTGCGTCCGGTGCAGCTTCTGCCCAACCTGATGACGCTTAGCGCGATTTGCGCGGGCCTTACTGCAATACGCTTTGCGGTCGATGGCAATGTCACGCTCTCGGTGGCGCTGATCGCCTTTGCGGCGCTGCTCGACGGGCTCGATGGCGCCATGGCGCGCCTGCTGAAAAGCGAAAGCGCGCTCGGCGCCGAACTCGACAGCCTTGCCGATTTCCTCAATTTTGGCGTGGCCCCCGCGCTTATCCTCTATCTCTGGGCCTTGCCCGATAGCCGCAGCGGTGGCTGGATCGCCGCCCTGATCTACGCCATCTGCTGCGCTCTTCGCCTTGCGCGCTTCAACGTCGTTGACAAGGCGCGCGCCGGTGGCAGCAAACAATCGGGTTGGTTTCAAGGGGTTCCCGCCCCCGGCGGCGCGCTCCTCGTGCTTTTGCCGCTGGTTGTGACGCGCAATTTCCCCGGCATGATCGAAGCCGCGCTTCCGGCTTTTACCGGCATTTGGCTTCTCGCGGTGGGCTTTTTGATGATTTCGCGTCTGCCAACTCCGTCATTCAAGCTCATGCGCATTTCGCGCGACAAGGCACCGATGCTGATGGTGGCGCTTATGGCGCTTACCGCCGCTGCCTTTACCTGGCCTTGGCCAGTGCTGCTCATTGCCCAGATCGCCTATCTTGGCCTTCTGCTGCGGGTTGCGATTAAGCCTCCCACCCATATCCCAGAGGAACCTGCCCCATGA
- a CDS encoding methyltransferase domain-containing protein, whose translation MKAEAVTASYRRWAPVYDLTFGAVTGAGRRRAGAYLTGRGGAVLEVGVGTGLALGHYGSGVEVTGIDFSNEMLAKAKRRVAEERLTHVKELRQMDAGELDFADASFDSVAAMHVLSVVPDPEGVMAEIARVLRPGGRVVITNHFARPKGPLATLERITAPLENLIGWQSDFQIERVLGTPGLTEVERDKLPPRGLMTWLVLKKDG comes from the coding sequence ATGAAAGCCGAAGCCGTCACCGCGTCCTACCGTCGTTGGGCTCCAGTTTACGATCTGACCTTTGGTGCAGTTACCGGCGCGGGGCGCAGGCGGGCAGGGGCCTATCTTACCGGGCGTGGTGGTGCCGTGCTTGAGGTCGGCGTCGGCACCGGTCTCGCTCTGGGGCACTACGGTTCCGGGGTCGAGGTCACGGGAATCGACTTCTCCAACGAGATGCTGGCCAAGGCCAAACGCCGTGTTGCGGAGGAACGCCTCACTCACGTCAAGGAACTGCGCCAGATGGACGCCGGCGAACTCGATTTCGCCGATGCGAGCTTTGACAGCGTTGCGGCCATGCACGTGCTTTCGGTGGTGCCCGATCCCGAAGGCGTCATGGCGGAAATCGCCCGCGTCCTGCGCCCCGGTGGACGGGTGGTCATCACCAATCACTTTGCCCGCCCCAAAGGCCCTCTCGCCACGCTCGAACGGATCACCGCGCCATTAGAAAACCTGATCGGCTGGCAATCGGATTTTCAGATTGAACGCGTGCTGGGAACGCCCGGCCTCACAGAAGTCGAACGCGACAAACTGCCGCCTCGCGGCCTGATGACCTGGCTCGTGCTGAAAAAAGACGGTTGA
- a CDS encoding membrane dipeptidase: MRWVKRILAGVAMLLVLGLVAFWAFAPGIVEKGRNAVAVHDPYPVSDEARALHEQLVIGDWHADSLLWKRDLLERGERGQVDVPRLLEGGVAVQVFTAVTKSPMGQNYDENAADAFDNITLLAFGQLWPIRTWTSIYERAIYQAEKLHGFEAASNGALQIIRTQADLDAVLAERAAGKPVVGGILGIEGAHPLEGDIAKLDGLFEAGHRVFGLQHFFDNELGGSLHGTGNHGLTEFGREVVARLAKMPVVIDVAHSSPQVARDVLGMVDVPIVLSHSGIHSHCPVKRNFPDDLMRAIAAGGGVIGMGYWGEVACGKINPDGIAAMIKAGIAAVGEDHVSLGSDFDGSVATAFDTSELPALTDALLRAGVSEAQIRKVMGGNMLRVLRARLK, encoded by the coding sequence ATGCGGTGGGTGAAACGGATCTTGGCGGGCGTGGCGATGCTGTTGGTTCTGGGACTTGTAGCGTTCTGGGCCTTTGCGCCGGGAATTGTTGAAAAGGGGCGCAACGCGGTGGCGGTGCATGATCCTTACCCGGTTTCAGACGAAGCGCGCGCCCTGCATGAGCAGTTGGTGATCGGCGATTGGCATGCGGATTCGCTGCTGTGGAAGCGCGATCTGCTGGAACGTGGTGAGCGTGGGCAGGTGGATGTGCCCCGGCTTCTGGAGGGGGGCGTGGCGGTGCAGGTCTTCACCGCCGTGACCAAGAGCCCGATGGGGCAGAATTACGATGAGAACGCGGCGGATGCGTTTGACAACATCACGCTTCTGGCCTTTGGGCAGCTTTGGCCGATCCGCACATGGACATCGATCTATGAGCGCGCAATCTATCAGGCGGAGAAACTGCACGGGTTTGAGGCGGCCTCGAACGGGGCATTGCAGATCATCCGCACGCAGGCCGATCTCGATGCTGTGCTGGCAGAGCGTGCCGCCGGGAAACCGGTGGTTGGTGGTATCCTGGGGATTGAAGGCGCGCATCCGCTGGAAGGCGATATTGCCAAGCTAGATGGGTTGTTTGAGGCCGGGCATCGGGTGTTTGGCTTGCAGCATTTCTTTGACAATGAACTGGGTGGATCGCTGCATGGCACGGGCAATCACGGGCTGACCGAATTTGGCCGCGAGGTGGTGGCCCGACTGGCCAAGATGCCGGTGGTGATTGATGTGGCCCATTCCAGCCCGCAGGTGGCGCGCGATGTCTTGGGAATGGTGGATGTGCCGATCGTGCTGAGCCATAGCGGCATTCATTCGCATTGTCCGGTAAAGCGGAATTTCCCCGATGATCTGATGCGTGCCATTGCCGCCGGGGGCGGTGTGATTGGCATGGGATATTGGGGCGAGGTCGCCTGTGGCAAGATCAACCCCGATGGCATTGCCGCGATGATCAAGGCCGGGATCGCGGCGGTGGGGGAAGATCATGTCTCGCTGGGGTCGGATTTCGACGGGTCGGTGGCGACCGCTTTCGACACCTCCGAATTGCCCGCTCTTACAGATGCGCTGTTGCGTGCGGGGGTGAGCGAGGCGCAGATCAGAAAAGTGATGGGGGGCAATATGCTGCGGGTCTTGCGGGCACGACTGAAGTGA
- the purD gene encoding phosphoribosylamine--glycine ligase, which yields MNILILGSGGREHALAWAVMQNPKCDKLIVAPGNAGIAKIAECARIDIMDGGAVATFAEANAIDFVIVGPEAPLAAGVADRLREAGVNVFGPSAAASKLESSKSFTKEICDACGAPTAAYGHFTDLAEARAYVEAQGAPIVIKADGLAAGKGVIVAMDLETALAALDDMFGGAFGGAGAEVVIEEFMEGEEASFFVLCDGEGALPIGTAQDHKRVGEGDTGPNTGGMGAYSPAPVMSDDVVDKTMAEIVRPTLAEMAKRGTPYQGVLFVGLMIKDGQPRLVEYNVRFGDPECQVLMMRLGAQVFDLLQAAAEGRLAECAVNWADDHAMTVVMAADGYPGDYEKGSVIKGLENCGEDSFHMVFHAGTERKDGQFIAAGGRVLSVTARGASLSQARDRAYAMVDRIDWPEGFCRRDIGWRAL from the coding sequence ATGAACATCCTCATTCTCGGCAGTGGCGGGCGCGAACATGCCCTTGCCTGGGCGGTTATGCAGAACCCTAAATGCGACAAGTTGATCGTGGCGCCGGGAAATGCCGGAATCGCGAAAATCGCGGAGTGCGCGCGCATTGATATCATGGATGGCGGGGCGGTAGCGACATTTGCCGAAGCCAACGCGATTGATTTCGTGATTGTCGGGCCAGAAGCGCCTTTGGCGGCGGGGGTGGCGGATCGGCTGCGCGAGGCAGGGGTCAACGTGTTCGGGCCATCGGCGGCGGCGTCAAAGCTCGAATCCTCGAAGAGCTTCACCAAGGAGATCTGCGATGCCTGCGGCGCGCCGACAGCCGCCTATGGGCATTTCACCGATCTGGCGGAGGCGCGGGCCTATGTTGAAGCACAGGGCGCGCCGATCGTGATCAAGGCCGATGGTCTGGCCGCCGGGAAAGGCGTGATCGTGGCGATGGATTTGGAAACCGCGCTGGCGGCGCTTGACGACATGTTTGGCGGCGCGTTTGGCGGGGCAGGTGCCGAGGTGGTGATCGAGGAGTTCATGGAGGGCGAGGAGGCGTCGTTCTTTGTGCTTTGTGACGGTGAGGGGGCGCTGCCCATCGGGACGGCGCAGGATCACAAGCGGGTGGGCGAAGGCGATACCGGGCCAAATACGGGCGGGATGGGGGCCTACTCCCCTGCCCCGGTGATGAGCGACGATGTGGTTGACAAGACGATGGCCGAGATCGTGCGCCCCACATTGGCCGAGATGGCAAAGCGCGGCACGCCCTATCAGGGGGTCTTGTTTGTCGGGTTGATGATCAAGGACGGGCAGCCGCGACTGGTGGAATACAATGTGCGGTTTGGCGATCCGGAATGTCAGGTTTTGATGATGCGGCTTGGGGCGCAGGTGTTTGACCTGTTACAGGCGGCGGCCGAGGGGCGGCTTGCGGAGTGCGCCGTGAATTGGGCCGACGATCATGCGATGACCGTGGTGATGGCGGCCGATGGCTATCCGGGTGACTATGAGAAGGGCAGTGTCATCAAGGGGCTGGAAAACTGTGGTGAAGACAGCTTTCACATGGTGTTTCATGCCGGGACCGAGCGCAAGGACGGGCAGTTTATCGCCGCTGGCGGGCGGGTGTTGAGCGTGACCGCACGCGGGGCGAGCCTGAGCCAGGCACGGGATCGGGCTTATGCAATGGTGGACAGGATCGACTGGCCCGAAGGGTTTTGCCGGCGCGATATAGGATGGCGCGCGCTCTGA
- the xseA gene encoding exodeoxyribonuclease VII large subunit, producing MSDLIDDPTPGQNDPEFTVTEISGAIKRVIEGEFAHVRIRGEVGRVSRPRSGHVYLDLKDDKSVINGVIWKGVASRLAVQPEEGMEVIATGRITTFGGQSRYQIVIEDIKPAGVGALMAMLERRKAALSAEGLFDPECKKKLPYLPEIIGVITSPSGAVIRDILHRLRDRFPRKVLLWPVAVQGDKCAPEVARAIAGFNALEPGGRIPRPDLLIVARGGGSIEDLWGFNEEIVARAVAASQIPLISAVGHETDTTLIDYVSDQRAPTPTAAAEMAVPVRMELLSWVEGQGARMAQALGQGVASRGQRLRDLSRALPRADTLLDTPRQRLDRASDRLPAALIAGVQRRKVHLSGISGSLRPSVLSRHLAQDRRRLDASIPRLGAGLSQAIERKRESLGRRTDRLTVTPIRRDIAQKSERLQMLARRFSDAAKRQTEERRAQIEALDRLRETLGYVETLKRGYAVVHGENGVLTSRKAARKSPPLEIEFTDGRLTLGPTSAPKARRAAKSDKPPRKPPSDQGSLF from the coding sequence ATGTCTGACCTGATTGACGATCCCACACCCGGTCAGAATGACCCGGAATTTACCGTTACGGAGATTTCCGGCGCGATCAAACGGGTGATCGAAGGCGAATTTGCGCATGTGCGCATCCGTGGCGAGGTCGGACGCGTGTCGCGCCCCCGCTCTGGTCACGTCTATCTTGATCTCAAGGATGACAAATCGGTCATCAACGGCGTGATCTGGAAAGGTGTTGCCAGCCGCCTTGCCGTGCAACCCGAGGAGGGCATGGAAGTGATCGCCACCGGGCGCATCACCACTTTTGGCGGCCAATCGCGCTATCAGATCGTGATCGAAGATATCAAACCCGCCGGCGTTGGCGCACTCATGGCGATGCTGGAGCGGCGCAAGGCTGCGCTTTCAGCCGAGGGGCTTTTTGACCCCGAATGTAAGAAAAAACTGCCCTACCTGCCTGAAATCATTGGCGTTATCACCTCTCCTTCGGGCGCCGTGATCCGCGATATTCTGCACCGACTGCGCGACCGTTTTCCACGCAAGGTGCTGCTCTGGCCCGTTGCCGTGCAGGGCGACAAATGTGCGCCTGAGGTGGCCCGCGCCATTGCTGGCTTCAATGCGCTCGAACCGGGCGGGCGCATCCCGCGCCCCGACCTGCTGATTGTCGCGCGCGGTGGCGGCAGCATCGAAGACCTTTGGGGCTTCAACGAAGAAATCGTTGCCCGCGCCGTTGCCGCGTCGCAGATTCCGCTGATCTCTGCCGTGGGTCACGAAACCGATACCACCTTGATCGACTATGTTTCGGATCAACGCGCGCCAACCCCCACGGCGGCAGCGGAAATGGCCGTGCCGGTGCGCATGGAACTGCTCTCATGGGTCGAAGGCCAGGGTGCGCGCATGGCGCAAGCCCTCGGTCAAGGCGTCGCTTCGCGCGGTCAGCGCCTGCGCGATCTCTCCCGCGCCTTGCCGCGCGCCGACACGCTGCTTGATACCCCCCGCCAACGGCTTGATCGTGCCTCTGATCGTCTGCCTGCCGCCCTGATCGCCGGTGTCCAACGGCGAAAAGTGCATCTTTCGGGCATTTCAGGCAGCCTGCGCCCCTCGGTCTTGTCGCGCCACCTGGCCCAGGATCGTCGCCGCCTTGATGCTTCCATCCCCCGCCTGGGTGCGGGTCTGTCCCAGGCCATAGAGCGCAAACGCGAATCCCTCGGTCGCCGTACCGATCGGCTGACAGTCACCCCGATCCGCCGCGACATCGCCCAGAAATCAGAGCGCTTGCAAATGCTTGCCCGCCGTTTCTCGGACGCCGCCAAACGCCAGACCGAAGAACGCCGCGCCCAGATCGAAGCCCTTGATCGTCTGCGCGAAACCTTGGGCTATGTTGAAACCCTCAAACGCGGCTACGCCGTTGTGCATGGCGAAAACGGTGTGCTGACCAGCCGCAAGGCCGCCAGAAAATCACCGCCCCTTGAGATTGAATTCACCGATGGCCGTCTGACGCTCGGCCCCACGTCTGCCCCCAAAGCGCGGCGGGCTGCGAAATCCGACAAGCCGCCCCGCAAGCCACCCAGCGATCAAGGCTCGTTGTTTTAA
- a CDS encoding alkane 1-monooxygenase, whose translation MIGFAIATIAPVGLIGAAAALGGVWSLVALLYMTLFAAALDRFLPRLLPDAPHGAEFPSGKGLSVLLGLLHFALLIGVVSATVLSEAGVLAKILTLIAAGLWLGQVSHPNAHELIHRSERGARYLGRAIYGSLLIGHHASAHLLVHHVHVATPSDPNSAERGVGFYRFFVSAWGRSFRAGLAAENALRARAKDARRLITHPYVGYLAMAALGLSVSFFALGINGLMAYAFLCLYAQAQILLADYVQHYGLRRSVRENGKPEPVNDKHSWNTPHWFTSALMVNAPRHSDHHLNPTRPYPGLRLRDEMPILPHSLPVMAVIALFPPLWRRVMARALRRLPESGKSA comes from the coding sequence ATGATCGGCTTTGCAATAGCGACGATCGCGCCTGTGGGATTGATCGGGGCAGCGGCAGCACTCGGCGGGGTATGGTCCTTGGTTGCGCTGCTTTACATGACGCTTTTCGCGGCGGCGCTGGACCGGTTTCTGCCTCGCTTGCTGCCTGATGCGCCGCACGGGGCGGAATTTCCCTCGGGCAAGGGTTTGTCGGTGCTGTTGGGGCTTTTGCATTTCGCTCTTCTGATCGGTGTGGTGAGCGCGACGGTTCTGAGCGAGGCCGGGGTACTGGCCAAAATCCTGACGCTGATCGCGGCGGGGCTGTGGCTGGGACAGGTGAGCCACCCCAATGCACATGAGTTGATCCATCGCAGCGAACGCGGGGCGCGCTATCTGGGGCGGGCGATTTATGGCTCGCTTTTGATCGGGCATCACGCCTCGGCGCATCTTCTGGTGCATCATGTGCATGTCGCCACCCCAAGTGATCCCAATTCGGCAGAGCGCGGCGTGGGGTTCTATCGGTTTTTCGTATCGGCCTGGGGGCGATCATTTCGCGCGGGCTTGGCGGCCGAGAACGCCCTGCGCGCACGGGCGAAAGATGCGCGCAGGCTCATAACACATCCCTATGTGGGATATCTGGCGATGGCCGCGCTGGGGCTGAGCGTCAGCTTTTTTGCGCTTGGGATCAATGGGTTGATGGCCTATGCCTTCTTGTGTCTATACGCGCAGGCGCAGATTTTGCTGGCCGATTACGTGCAGCATTACGGGCTTCGCCGTAGCGTGCGCGAGAACGGCAAGCCCGAGCCTGTAAACGATAAACATAGCTGGAACACGCCGCATTGGTTTACCTCGGCTTTGATGGTGAATGCGCCGCGTCATTCCGATCATCACCTTAACCCGACGCGGCCCTATCCGGGTTTGCGGCTGCGCGACGAGATGCCGATTCTGCCGCATTCGCTGCCGGTGATGGCGGTGATTGCGCTCTTTCCGCCGCTTTGGCGCAGGGTGATGGCGCGTGCTCTGAGGCGCTTGCCCGAGTCGGGCAAATCGGCGTAA